Proteins from one Triticum aestivum cultivar Chinese Spring chromosome 7A, IWGSC CS RefSeq v2.1, whole genome shotgun sequence genomic window:
- the LOC123148961 gene encoding non-specific lipid-transfer protein 3 yields MAMRPLVVLALAVALAGVALRGGAAEGAGECGRSSPDRMALRMAPCISAADEPDSAPSSSCCSAVHTLGKSPSCLCAVMLSGTAKMAGIKPEVAITIPKRCNMADRPVGYKCGDYTLP; encoded by the exons ATGGCAATGAGGCCGCTCGTCGTCCTGGCTCTGGCCGTGGCGCTGGCCGGGGTGGCGCTGCGAGGGGGCGCCGCGGAGGGGGCCGGCGAGTGCGGGAGGTCCTCCCCCGACCGGATGGCCCTGCGCATGGCCCCGTGCATCTCGGCGGCGGACGAGCCGGACTCGGCGCCCTCCAGCAGCTGCTGCTCGGCGGTGCACACCCTAGGGAAGAGCCCCAGCTGCCTGTGCGCCGTCATGCTGTCCGGCACCGCCAAGATGGCCGGGATCAAGCCCGAGGTGGCCATCACCATCCCCAAGCGCTGCAACATGGCCGACCGCCCCGTCGGCTACAAGTGCGGAG ATTACACGCTGCCTTGA
- the LOC123154224 gene encoding BTB/POZ and MATH domain-containing protein 2, which produces MSSFAGVDLCPPCAGSACETSADCGYHLLVVQDYSRAKEKAPTGESIISRPFRVGCHTWQIELFPNGDNPSCADFVSLYVCRLDDYLNNAVDAKFSLSFVDQAEKQKPVYILGTETCSFPHGGSRGHRKFMRKDALERSENMRRDGFTVRCDIMICCEEDDASGTGPPRYICQHFSTLLESKVGADVTFEVSGETFAAHRCVLAARSTVFMAQLFGPMKEGTTSSVIRIEDMEAKVFRALLRFIYTDSFPEMEKECVREEAQDVEQGQEEDEMHLQWLRGLFTAADRYDLQHLKFICEKRLSEDIGVSSVASTLVLAEQHDCSGLKMACFKFIQAQSSSCLKRVMSTNGWGHLMTTYPSILNEVIAKLASKKRKKHST; this is translated from the coding sequence ATGTCGTCGTTCGCCGGCGTCGATCTGTGCCCCCCTTGCGCCGGGTCGGCCTGCGAAACCAGCGCGGACTGCGGGTACCACCTGCTCGTGGTCCAGGACTACTCGCGCGCCAAGGAGAAGGCGCCTACCGGGGAGAGCATCATCTCCCGGCCCTTCAGGGTCGGATGCCACACGTGGCAGATCGAGCTCTTCCCCAACGGCGACAACCCGAGCTGCGCCGACTTCGTCTCTCTCTACGTCTGCCGTCTCGACGACTATCTCAACAATGCCGTGGATGCCAAGTTCAGTCTCAGTTTCGTCGACCAGGCCGAGAAGCAGAAGCCGGTGTACATTCTTGGGACCGAGACGTGCAGCTTCCCCCATGGCGGTTCCCGAGGCCACCGCAAGTTCATGAGGAAAGACGCCCTTGAACGGTCGGAGAATATGCGGCGTGATGGTTTCACCGTCCGCTGCGACATCATGATCTGCTGCGAGGAGGATGATGCCAGTGGCACCGGCCCGCCTCGCTACATATGCCAGCATTTTAGCACTCTCCTTGAGAGTAAGGTGGGTGCTGATGTGACATTCGAGGTCAGCGGCGAGACATTCGCTGCGCACCGGTGCGTGCTTGCTGCCCGGTCGACGGTCTTCATGGCGCAGCTCTTTGGCCCCATGAAGGAGGGCACCACGTCCAGTGTCATACGGATCGAAGACATGGAGGCAAAAGTGTTCAGGGCTTTGCTTAGGTTCATCTACACAGATTCATTCCCTGAGATGGAGAAGGAATGCGTGCGGGAGGAAGCACAAGATGTGGAACAAGGACAAGAAGAGGATGAAATGCATCTGCAATGGCTGCGAGGCTTATTTACGGCGGCAGACAGATATGACCTCCAACACCTCAAGTTCATCTGTGAAAAGCGGTTGTCTGAGGACATAGGTGTGAGTTCGGTGGCGTCCACTCTTGTTCTGGCCGAGCAGCACGACTGCAGCGGGTTGAAGATGGCGTGCTTCAAGTTTATTCAAGCTCAATCTTCCTCCTGTTTGAAAAGGGTAATGTCAACTAATGGCTGGGGGCATTTAATGACGACTTACCCCTCTATTTTGAATGAGGTCATTGCCAAGCTTGCTTCGAAAAAGCGTAAGAAGCACTCTACATAG